ttcagaatgattccggacgcttccggactgccaatcaaAAACGCCATTACTGAAATCAGTAAACACACAGTCTACCTGTTTCCGTTTTTCAAATGAATCAATGCaaaaataagtgaaataaatatcaaagtagttttggaattatttgatgatgatgtagaaaaaaaatagaaaactcgTTGTGTGATTTAGCACAGCGAAACAAGATTCGAAGGTCatgtcttcaatttttttttttttgttgtatactTACACTATTTTCATCTTGGGGTTTGAGCTCTTGCAAAACACGACGTGTTCTTGGACTTGCCAtgttttattgaagaaattaatTAGAGAATATTCTGTAggagtttttggagttttgttgAGTAGTTTTTTCTCTtggttttgttataaaaatgtttctgtttCTGATTGGATTTTACTTTCATAAAACAAAGAGTTTTCTtgtttgaaggtttttttttatctcttcattttgtttatttgttaattgattttaatGTAAAGTAATTAAGTGAAtggtcattatttttttcttttttttattcgaaaaaaaacacaaaattggttgcagatttttattgcaaaaaaaatgaaataaattttttagtgCAGGAGCAAAAACTTCAACTACTGACAAAAGTTATAAGTGACAATCAACGTCAAATTTTAGCCATATTTTTTGTTGACGTGTTCGAGTAGTTCATGGAATTGTCCGCAAGATGGTGGCAAGTATGGTAAGAAGATAAATGTTTTGATTATTCTACTGTTCTTTCTATTGTGAATGCAACATATATGACAATAATCTATCATATCGGCTGGTTTTGTGCctagttttttataattttttttaattattttgatgaaaaattcataaataattgGTGTTAATTATGGAAAAGAATATATCTAGTATTTTATTAACTGGAATTCCAggtaaatcatttttattttaagattttattgtaCATTTTAGAAGAGGAAATATGAATGAATGCCGTCTGTcaagttatttatttatacagTCACAGTCATAAAATATgacccattttttcttttatttttcttacagGAGTTGGAAAAACAACaattcgctggctgagaattatagggttgtatgtcaactcccctttgttttgagaaaatcgatttcaaagatttttaaggctggtttttggataaaatagttacatagcagtaaagtattgatgcaatcttataaTCGACcctaaaaaagtcataaaactatgaaaaaaacattaatttcaccacaaaataggattctatgagcatttttaaaaagtgacatagaacctttttatgaaaaagtttgtaaaaaaatttgaaaaaggttctatgttgaacatagaacctaatagttataaagagcttacatgtaataaatggattttatatgaaaaaaagtgacttcatcgtgaaataggtaggctttgatttaatttaattttattcaaattttgcacaaaacagtcaaattctttttaaaataacagaaaaaataccacaaatcagaattcctgcttttgttgaattaggtatacagaaaaaagacattctaaaaacaataagaatttgtattaaattaatcggatttttgcatgctttttgccaaaaagacagtagcttaaaacaatcatcttctacggtgcaaaatgtatgccaaaaaaattaaaagtttgtttaatcttttaattttaatgagaatgcacataaaattaatgaaaaatcatttcaatcttagcacgtaaattttcttaagaagaaaattcttgttaactttgattctaacaaacaaattttacttttttttattagaaatcttattaatttaagaggattggatCTAGTATATCTTGCCATCGGATTTAGGTTTGTCCGAAGGTACATTTTtggtactttttgagttttgacttcttttgttttaagttaaggaatctaaatgtttctttaacttttggtttattaatacgaactatgaaatccccaacctcgattatgaaaaaaaaggtttcaaaaaatcacttccaattcttggcacacaaaaaacattactCTAATTTAATTATGATGTAAAAATATCTAGGTTAGGTAACCCgaatgaattattgcaaaagttaaggttggatagtacatattttggtttaaagagtacagaacGAGATAGCAAAAGTCCTGGAGTGAAATCCGCTAGCTTAatagtcgatagttgatagtcaaaaacgaAGAATTATGGAGCAATATCATCGTTTTTGACTGTCAACtattgactatcaagttagccgattccacccctgttgttcaataccagcaaaaacatcaaaagatcttttatttttactttagttaaaaaaagacgatttccataagatttcattttgaagaatttgcacaaaaaagttctatgtaacttaaatcaaagtatttttttgtttgaaaaaaatcagtaaaagggttctatgttgaaatttgaatgacatagaaccttattatattagtacatttatgtgaaatcatgaaagttgtatgtcttttttaacTGTACCGTCGCCATTaagttttttctaatttttttttaaattttatctgaaagcagttgaaattacgaaaattttggtgtataaaactcattttttgtattttgtatgaaatacacccttataattctcagccagcgaattgttaaaaaattgattaaaatttttaatgagaAACACATCAAGTGTATTGGATTTTTTACTGAAGAAATGCGATCAGAAAATGGAATTAGAATTGGTTTTGATGTCGTTGATGTTAATGGTAAACGGGGAGTTTTAGCAAGGTACAGTAGCTTTTAAAATATACTCAGTTTTGTAATAATAACCCATTATGAACGGATTCCTTGATAGAGGTTGTTGCAATcgcataaaaattttccaaggTAAAGTTTatgatacgaaaaaaaaatataattccagATAAATATCAGACATgactttaattttatagaatgatatagaatgtcaaaaaagtgggtctcgcaattctgtctgtccgtctgtctctatctcgaGCTTCTACATAAAATAATAAGCGATTTTCTTTAAAGTTCGTAGGTAagagtttttggtgattcccttcTCTACCTTTTTGTAGGATCAAAGTTAACGGTACTTACCATATGACGAAAATGGAAAAAGCTGTTTtcctcaaaaacggctctaacgattttgatttaaaaaaaatacatgtaggTTATGTCTTATGTGTAGGATGAGGTCGtacttttgaaaaagaaaaatatttttttgaaatttatgaacTGTACTTACCATAAGACCGGTTCCTTAATGGCTCACTTACTCCTAAGCGAcactactaaaataaaaaagtttaagttaCTCAAATGCtagatttaaggaaaaattaaaaaaaaaataatttttgaatttttaaaacgaagttcaaaatttaatttttaaatatcgatgttttgaaaacggatgaaaaagttttattcacacaaaactataagttttgtgcgaataaaacgctttcagaatgataaattttaaattttattgaagctttgtttttatgtgtcgattaATACTTCCTTTTATATGGAATACCATATTCattctttaaaactttttgaaaattttcataaatgaaaaacttaaaaaacggctttaacgattttcaaaaaaaaaaaaaaaaaaaaaaatcatacaagaAGTAAAATGGCATTCCTTGTTTGGAggtcaaaactattttaagagaagtctttgaaaatttaaactaatttttataatatttttttaattttaaaatttaattaaaagttattttatctTTGTAAATGATGCTGAGCCCTTCTTGAAACGATGGTTATTCTCATGTCTCGTCATCACAAAAGTTTAACTAATCCTTCCATCGATCATCGATACAAGAGTTTACAACTTTtcgcacttgggaagcactCTGCTCTATTCAATCACTGTGTCGATTAGAAATTCGAAAGGAATTGTATTTGGCCCTATCAAGGTATCCGTAGGAGCGTAAATTCCGAATTCCGTACAGTTTCTACCTGTCGGAAGAACTATTCGAAGCATGATTCGTATGAAATCAGAGAATTTTTCGCTCCGACGGATATCTTGATAGAGCCGATTGTCTTTTTTGCGGTTACGCAAGTAGGTTGAGATCCCCTTCCATTTATATAGTTACGCACGAGAGTTCCgacatttttttctctcaaagcAATCCAAAGAGTTTTCATCCGCCTACGCCAAACTTCAAGCCTCCGCATCATATAGCAGGACATAAGAGTTTTGTACATCGTTACTTTAATTATATAGCTAGAGAGAGGGTTTTGCAACTAAATTACCTTCTTAAGCCAAAAAGCAGCGGTTAAAAGGagcaattcttttttatttcactttacgcGCTAATGTTGTTTTCTGTGATTATAGCAGATGCTTGATCTTTCACTACCTCGATATGATCAATTTCTCGGTACTGGATGTCCTTTCGTGTATCCTTCTTCACCTCCACTGATTGGTCATTTGGTCTCTTGTAGTAtttccccaaaattaaattCGGCTTTTGTTAAAAGTATATCATACAAAAACTCTTGTaatagtaacaaaaaaaaaaaatataacggaATTTACAATTTCGTTTCATAAATGTTTTCACAGAGAGCATCCAACTGACAACATAAGACGTCCACATGTCGGAAAATACTCCGTTTATACAAAAGACTTTGAAGATATTGCTCTCCCGATGCTTAAAATTGAAGCGAAGACAATTTTAATTGTCGATGAAATTGGCAAAATGGAATTATtgagtaaaaaatttaaacaacgaATCGAAGAGGTATTCGGAAAAACTCTTATTCTAGCAACCATACCAAATCGTCAAACAATTGATATTGTTGAAAAGATTAGAAGTGACCACAGTTCATTAGTATTGGAAATAACAAAGAAGAATCGCAATGAAATAGTtgatgaaatatttcaaaaaataaatcaaatgttaaccatttaaaataaacataaatttaaaaaattgatttgttgttgttatttttatatatatacatatataatgtATATGTTTAATGTTTGATTTAatattataatttctttttttttcttttgtatttattttttacattttgtgtgTAGTAGTATAAAACCTAATTCTTATATAATAGAAACTTAACAATTCGATAGGTGATCTCACGCTAATGACTTATCTAATTTGGCTTCTCTGACAGATCGTTTGCGAACTCGTTTGGGTGACTTTTCAAAGTCCATTTCGTTAAATGTCTGTTCGGTAGCCTGCCAAAGCATATCTTGTCGTTGCACATGATCCGAGTAGCGAATTATGAAAGTTTTATCGGGTGGTAAAAGGAGTTGCCATTTCTTTTCCGTATTTAATTTAGCTACGGATTGTAAGGTTTCTAATGCTTCTTCGGGTGGTAGTTGAGTTGCTTGGATCACTTGACGTCGATCTAGGAATTCTTGTTTGGAGAATTTGTAAAGCTGAAAGGAAGACAAACACAATTTAATATAAACATAagtttacaaatattttacttttttaagaaTGGAAATTTAAAGAGACCTTCATAATAATAGAAGAACAATACGAGAAAACACTGTTTGGCATCTTCGATTTCTTGATCGGTCATATTGGAGGAATATATTTATTCAGCTTACGTAACTATAAGTCAGCTCATCTTGGCTCAGATGCCAATGCgttaaaatattgcaatttgaAGAAACGATCACCCAAGATGCAAACTATCTTTAGAAATGTGGctctaaagaaaataaaacatgaaCTGTTTGAAGTCAGGATGTTTATAGGGTACCACAATCATTAACAGGTTTCAGAACCCACGCTGCAGCAcataattatgttttttaaataaaaataaaatctcagcattttctttttacataaaataacAACATTACCAGAAACTCTTTCATCAT
This DNA window, taken from Episyrphus balteatus chromosome 2, idEpiBalt1.1, whole genome shotgun sequence, encodes the following:
- the LOC129912044 gene encoding nucleoside-triphosphatase THEP1 isoform X3 → MEKNISSILLTGIPGVGKTTIIVKKLIKIFNEKHIKCIGFFTEEMRSENGIRIGFDVVDVNGKRGVLAREHPTDNIRRPHVGKYSVYTKDFEDIALPMLKIEAKTILIVDEIGKMELLTTIPNRQTIDIVEKIRSDHSSLVLEITKKNRNEIVDEIFQKINQMLTI
- the LOC129912044 gene encoding nucleoside-triphosphatase THEP1 isoform X2, producing the protein MEKNISSILLTGIPGVGKTTIVKKLIKIFNEKHIKCIGFFTEEMRSENGIRIGFDVVDVNGKRGVLAREHPTDNIRRPHVGKYSVYTKDFEDIALPMLKIEAKTILIVDEIGKMELLSKKFKQRIEEVFGKTLILATIPNRQTIDIVEKIRSDHSSLVLEITKKNRNEIVDEIFQKINQMLTI
- the LOC129912044 gene encoding nucleoside-triphosphatase THEP1 isoform X1, whose amino-acid sequence is MEKNISSILLTGIPGVGKTTIIVKKLIKIFNEKHIKCIGFFTEEMRSENGIRIGFDVVDVNGKRGVLAREHPTDNIRRPHVGKYSVYTKDFEDIALPMLKIEAKTILIVDEIGKMELLSKKFKQRIEEVFGKTLILATIPNRQTIDIVEKIRSDHSSLVLEITKKNRNEIVDEIFQKINQMLTI